The following coding sequences lie in one Nakaseomyces glabratus chromosome K, complete sequence genomic window:
- the NTO1 gene encoding Nto1p (CAGL0K05269g~Ortholog(s) have methylated histone binding activity, role in histone acetylation and NuA3a histone acetyltransferase complex, NuA3b histone acetyltransferase complex, cytoplasm localization): MSRASNDVGPKLREEKHFNDFYPDLDANDLIPILVSQETDQSQSVDSQDEIIRKQHYKQLIFNGSITVEPITITKQATDVQQIPYPVNDFATFIDAKRYSKKSVGNTLISKFYSQDHIQGKTKRRQQRIINAHDSDKIYKDKFMTHSNQIKRDKAIQSHFEALSPNLSGFIPQYDMDEQDALYLEFLNQSLGEKYITAEVFEIIITILELEWYHLDKHIPPKITDTNDSQLNSIQHHANKVRYELYGSDDGTGLTSDQACAVCDGTVSTTTNMIVFCDGCDIAVHQECYGIVFIPEGQWLCRRCFISRNKQVNCVTCPSTTGAFKQTHTGSWAHVLCALWIPELVFANLHYMEPIEGVENINKSRWKLVCYICKLRVGACIQCSNKNCFAAYHVTCAKRAGLCLDTHDTSIAEMASKHYQMHHHVTSYCDKHSPPGWPSCAEGIMKTRRYFANRDAISEVSKEKQLITKGVNSEDKNSAHWKTNKGTPIAPMYFTHIIQKVLVMFDISNEIPLSILLCKYWAMKRELRKGAPLVRVHTNLSYNSQNESYLNDRIQFIDSLLGDLQSLGNISRLIKERVNATKSFRATNKKINEVFTSPKEYFFRRNVLSKFLHFNAFTSLLALLDKHTIVDHSVNALRNSTSATFIENVEAFVNFASTKLDETRLTSDYIHRISNYAKELSAQFDKVDYEREINMDFEVNKEHDKLSVSERLWKGPILQQEEGLSDVEELTPSESRIVNNLPIEKEKPTKVKRRKKWKKSY, translated from the coding sequence ATGTCGAGAGCCTCGAATGATGTTGGACCCAAACTTCGGGAAGAGAAGCACTTTAACGATTTTTATCCAGACCTTGATGCTAATGACCTAATCCCAATACTCGTCAGCCAAGAAACAGATCAATCACAGAGTGTGGATTCTCAGGATGAGATAATACGCAAGCAACACTACAAGCAATTGATATTCAATGGTTCAATTACCGTGGAACCAATAACAATTACGAAACAAGCCACAGATGTTCAACAGATACCGTACCCTGTGAATGACTTTGCAACTTTTATAGATGCCAAAAGatattcaaagaaatctgTTGGGAATACACTAATTAGTAAATTTTATTCACAAGACCATATTCAAGGTAAGACCAAGAGGCGGCAGCAGAGAATAATTAATGCACATGACAGTGATAAGATATATAAGGACAAATTTATGACTCACAGTAACCAAATTAAGAGAGATAAAGCAATACAATCACACTTTGAGGCCCTATCACCAAACTTGTCTGGGTTTATTCCTCAATATGATATGGACGAACAGGATGCACTATATCTAGAGTTTCTCAATCAATCACTGGGGGAAAAATACATAACAGCGGAGGTTTTTGAGATAATAATAACCATACTTGAACTAGAATGGTACCATTTGGATAAGCATATCCCACCAAAAATCACAGATACAAATGATAGTCAATTGAACTCGATACAACACCATGCAAACAAAGTTAGATATGAATTATACGGTTCAGATGATGGTACCGGTCTAACATCTGATCAAGCATGTGCTGTTTGTGATGGAACTGTCAGCACAACAACTAATATGATTGTCTTTTGTGATGGATGCGACATAGCCGTACACCAAGAATGCTATGGTATCGTCTTTATTCCCGAAGGCCAGTGGTTATGCAGGCGGTGCTTTATTTCAAGAAACAAACAAGTAAACTGTGTGACATGCCCAAGTACTACTGGTGCATTTAAACAAACTCATACAGGCTCATGGGCCCATGTTCTCTGTGCATTATGGATTCCAGAATTGGTATTCGCGAATCTTCATTATATGGAGCCTATTGAAGGtgttgaaaatattaataaatcGAGATGGAAACTTGTTTGTTATATATGCAAACTCAGAGTAGGGGCTTGCATTCAATGCTCAAATAAGAACTGTTTTGCTGCATACCATGTTACGTGTGCCAAAAGAGCGGGCCTCTGTTTGGATACACATGATACAAGTATTGCTGAAATGGCTTCAAAACATTATCAAATGCATCACCATGTTACATCTTACTGCGACAAGCATTCTCCTCCAGGCTGGCCTTCCTGTGCCGAAGGGATTATGAAAACACGCAGATACTTTGCTAATAGAGATGCAATCTCGGAGGTTTCTAAAGAGAAGCAACTGATTACAAAGGGAGTTAATTCAGAAGACAAGAACTCTGCTCACTGGAAGACCAATAAAGGCACGCCTATTGCACCGATGTACTTTACTcatattattcaaaaagtGTTGGTTATGTTTGACATTTCTAATGAGATACCTTTGAGTATATTATTATGTAAATATTGGGCAATGAAAAGAGAGTTGAGAAAAGGAGCTCCATTAGTACGTGTTCATACCAATCTTTCCTATAACTCCCAAAATGAGAGTTATCTAAATGATCGAATTCAGTTTATCGACTCTCTTTTAGGTGATTTACAATCATTGGGCAATATTTCGAGATTAATAAAGGAAAGGGTGAATGCTACGAAGTCATTCAGAGCAACTAATAAAAAGATCAATGAAGTATTTACCAGCCCCAAGGAATATTTCTTCAGGAGGAATGTACTTTCGAAATTTCTGCATTTTAATGCCTTTACATCACTTCTAGCATTATTGGACAAACATACTATAGTAGATCATTCTGTAAACGCTTTAAGAAATTCGACCTCAGCAACATTCATTGAAAATGTCGAAGCTTTTGTGAATTTTGCTTCAACTAAATTGGATGAAACCAGACTCACTTCTGATTATATCCATagaatttcaaattatGCAAAAGAGTTGTCAGCCCAGTTTGATAAGGTCGATTATGAAAGAGAAATTAATATGGATTTCGAAGTGAATAAGGAACATGATAAACTTTCGGTCTCCGAAAGACTATGGAAAGGTCCCATCTTGCAGCAAGAAGAAGGTTTATCCGATGTAGAGGAGTTAACCCCATCAGAGTCGCGCATTGTAAACAATTTGCCGattgaaaaagagaaacCTACAAAGgtcaaaagaagaaaaaagtgGAAGAAATCCTACTAA